A window from Thermomonas aquatica encodes these proteins:
- a CDS encoding response regulator transcription factor — protein MRVLIVEDDQQTAAYLRKALQEDGHAVDHASNGRDGLFLASTESYDAVVLDRMLPGLDGLAVLRTLRGAGNTTPVLLLTALADVDHRVEGLRAGSDDYLAKPFAYAELSARLDGIVRRGAVPGTAPGRLEVADLTLDLERRDALRGGRRIALQPREFRLLEYLMRHKGRAVTRTMLLEAVWDYHFDPQTNVIDVHVSRLRQKIDQGFDRPLLHTVRGVGYRLGD, from the coding sequence ATGCGCGTGCTGATCGTCGAGGATGACCAGCAAACCGCCGCCTACCTGCGCAAGGCATTGCAGGAAGACGGCCATGCCGTCGACCACGCGAGCAACGGCCGCGACGGCCTGTTCCTAGCCAGCACCGAGTCCTACGACGCGGTGGTGCTGGATCGCATGCTGCCCGGATTGGACGGGCTGGCCGTGTTGCGCACCCTGCGCGGCGCCGGCAACACCACCCCGGTGCTGCTGCTGACCGCGCTGGCCGATGTCGACCATCGGGTGGAAGGCCTGCGCGCGGGCAGCGACGACTACCTGGCCAAACCCTTCGCCTATGCCGAGCTGAGCGCGCGCCTGGACGGGATCGTTCGCCGCGGCGCGGTGCCCGGGACGGCGCCCGGACGGCTGGAGGTCGCCGACCTGACACTGGACCTGGAGCGCCGCGACGCGCTCCGCGGCGGGCGCCGGATCGCCCTGCAGCCGCGCGAATTCCGCCTGCTCGAATACCTGATGCGGCACAAGGGCCGCGCGGTGACCCGGACCATGCTGCTGGAGGCGGTGTGGGACTACCACTTCGACCCGCAGACCAACGTCATCGACGTGCACGTCAGCCGGTTGCGGCAGAAGATCGACCAGGGCTTCGACCGGCCCTTGCTGCATACCGTGCGCGGCGTCGGCTACCGGCTCGGGGACTAG
- a CDS encoding sensor histidine kinase, with protein sequence MLQRLHSTSARLVLAVALAFLAAFLLLGAGVYSRVLASLDRDTREFVRSDAADLLALRRDAGARALLDEVDARSRDPDQDDLLYAVFDRDGRRMAGKPVPHLPRRNGWTSFRDASVADRPRVIARVVALDDGGRLLAGMRTRAEDGFLAAMQRAALLALVLAAACGLLVGWLTSRWVGAKLARLDDTARRIAGGELGLRVPADGSGDPFDRVGARLNAMLDRIDALVDGVRHATDHIAHDLRTPLARMRNRLEELRDAADVDTAGRDALDAALLESDRLLQTFAALLRLSRIEVQASTEAMPELDLGRIAADAVELYAPSAGAEGMRLLDRSTPAPMRGDADQLFQAVVNLLDNALRHAQAGGDVVVSTMADADGVVLEVADRGPGIAEADRSRVFDRFERLQPDRGTPGSGLGLSLVRAIVIRHGGRIELQDNRPGLRVLLRFPLAGGDQPPVSS encoded by the coding sequence ATGCTGCAGCGCCTGCATTCGACCAGCGCGCGGCTGGTGCTGGCGGTCGCGCTGGCCTTCCTCGCCGCGTTCCTGTTGCTCGGCGCGGGCGTGTACAGCCGCGTGCTGGCCAGCCTCGACCGCGATACCCGCGAGTTCGTGCGTTCCGATGCCGCCGACCTGCTGGCCCTGCGGCGCGATGCGGGCGCTCGCGCGTTGCTCGACGAGGTCGATGCGCGCAGCCGCGATCCGGACCAGGACGACTTGCTGTACGCGGTGTTCGATCGCGACGGGCGGCGCATGGCGGGCAAGCCCGTGCCGCACCTGCCGCGGCGCAACGGCTGGACCTCGTTTCGCGATGCCAGCGTCGCCGATCGGCCGCGGGTCATCGCCCGGGTGGTCGCGCTCGACGACGGCGGGCGCCTGCTCGCAGGCATGCGCACCCGCGCCGAGGATGGCTTCCTCGCCGCGATGCAGCGCGCGGCGCTGCTGGCGCTGGTGTTGGCCGCCGCCTGCGGCTTGCTGGTGGGTTGGCTGACCTCGCGCTGGGTCGGGGCGAAACTGGCGCGGCTGGACGATACCGCGCGTCGGATCGCCGGCGGCGAGCTGGGATTGCGGGTTCCCGCCGACGGCAGCGGCGATCCGTTCGACCGCGTCGGCGCGCGCCTCAACGCGATGCTGGATCGGATCGATGCGCTGGTCGACGGCGTCCGCCATGCCACCGACCACATCGCGCACGACCTGCGCACGCCGCTGGCGCGCATGCGCAACCGGCTTGAAGAGCTGCGCGATGCGGCCGATGTCGACACCGCGGGCCGCGATGCGCTGGACGCCGCGTTGCTGGAGTCGGACCGCTTGCTGCAGACCTTCGCCGCATTGCTGCGCTTGTCGCGGATCGAGGTGCAGGCAAGCACCGAAGCCATGCCGGAACTCGACCTGGGGCGCATCGCCGCGGATGCGGTGGAGCTGTACGCGCCCTCGGCCGGTGCCGAGGGGATGCGCCTGCTCGACCGCAGCACGCCAGCGCCGATGCGCGGCGATGCCGACCAGCTGTTCCAGGCGGTGGTGAACCTGCTCGACAACGCGTTGCGGCATGCGCAGGCGGGCGGCGATGTCGTGGTGTCCACCATGGCCGATGCCGACGGAGTCGTGCTCGAGGTGGCCGACCGCGGTCCCGGCATCGCGGAGGCCGACCGCAGCCGGGTATTCGACCGCTTCGAACGCCTGCAACCGGATCGAGGCACGCCGGGCAGCGGCCTCGGGCTGAGCCTGGTGCGCGCGATCGTGATCCGCCACGGCGGGCGGATCGAGCTGCAGGACAACCGGCCCGGGCTGCGCGTGCTCCTGCGCTTCCCGCTGGCGGGCGGCGATCAGCCGCCTGTTTCTTCGTAG
- a CDS encoding penicillin-binding protein 1A, producing the protein MPRLPRTLRLVLLGGVTLAVLGAIAVAILVMSLSSRLPDVQTLRTTELQEPMYVYARDGRLMGLFGEMRRYPVDIKDVPARVKQAFLAAEDARFYQHHGVDYKGVARAIWLLATTNDKRVPGGSTITQQVARQYFLDSEYSYTRKLREMLLAMKMERELGKDEILGLYLNKSFFGNRAYGVAAAAEFYYGKKLDQLTLDEAATLAGTPKFPSTGNPLDNPDRNRERRDHYILPRMAQLGYVSAAEAEAAKAAPMHATPHERHIEVNAPYVAEMVRQEMIARYGEQVLTKGYHVTTTIDPVLQAAADKAVIDGMRVYDHRHGWRKPEQQVQIPAGADARAIARLLRGIPAQGGLLPAVVTGSNGSGLQVVLADASELTLGGSATSWTGKSGPALAARGDVVRVRRSNAEQPEAAPAWVIDQVPRAQTALVSLDADNGALRALVGGYSYAGNKFNRATQARRQPGSSFKPFVYAAAFERGFNPASIVLDAPVVFKDRAGHMWRPQNDSGNFAGPMRVREALVQSRNLVSVRLLDAIGVDYARRYISHFGFDEAKLPPNLSMSLGTASLTPLSVARGYTAFANGGFLTTPWFIDSVRDRSGKELFKEKPPTACSWCAVVQAPGQAATATVAQTKVDGFDLSPTGSEPADSATKPAQAAVSKPKPAKPVDPTMVVAPRALDPRVAWQLQSMMRDVVKRGTATDARVLGREDVGGKTGSTNDHRDAWFSGFGGQYVTTVWVGRDDFKSLGYREYGGKAALPIWINYMKVALKDQPERDLDPPAGMVQVKANGVVEWLKAEDEERMQSELDSLPEQDAQPDEEAFDIF; encoded by the coding sequence ATGCCCCGCCTCCCCCGCACCCTGCGCCTCGTTCTGCTGGGCGGCGTCACGCTTGCAGTGCTCGGCGCGATCGCCGTCGCGATCCTGGTGATGTCGCTGTCCTCGCGCCTGCCGGACGTGCAGACCCTGCGCACCACCGAGCTGCAGGAACCGATGTACGTCTACGCCCGCGATGGCCGGCTGATGGGGCTGTTCGGCGAGATGCGCCGCTACCCGGTGGACATCAAGGATGTGCCGGCCCGGGTCAAACAAGCCTTCCTCGCGGCCGAGGACGCCCGCTTCTACCAGCACCACGGCGTCGACTACAAAGGCGTGGCCCGGGCGATCTGGCTGCTCGCCACCACCAACGACAAGCGCGTGCCCGGCGGCTCCACCATCACCCAGCAGGTGGCGCGCCAGTACTTCCTCGACTCCGAATACAGCTACACCCGCAAGCTGCGCGAAATGCTGCTGGCGATGAAAATGGAACGCGAGCTGGGCAAGGACGAGATCCTCGGCCTGTACCTCAACAAGAGTTTCTTCGGCAACCGCGCCTACGGCGTGGCCGCGGCGGCCGAGTTCTACTACGGCAAGAAGCTCGACCAGCTGACCCTGGACGAAGCCGCCACCCTGGCCGGCACGCCCAAGTTCCCGTCCACCGGCAACCCGCTGGACAACCCGGACCGCAACCGCGAGCGCCGCGACCACTACATCCTGCCGCGCATGGCCCAGCTCGGTTACGTCAGCGCCGCCGAGGCCGAGGCCGCCAAGGCCGCGCCGATGCACGCGACCCCGCACGAGCGCCACATCGAAGTGAATGCGCCTTACGTCGCGGAAATGGTGCGCCAGGAAATGATCGCCCGTTATGGCGAGCAGGTGCTGACCAAGGGCTACCACGTCACCACGACCATCGATCCGGTGCTGCAGGCCGCGGCGGACAAGGCGGTGATCGATGGCATGCGGGTGTACGACCATCGCCACGGCTGGCGCAAGCCGGAGCAGCAGGTGCAGATCCCGGCCGGCGCCGACGCCAGGGCCATTGCCCGCCTGTTGCGCGGCATCCCCGCGCAGGGCGGCCTGCTGCCTGCGGTGGTGACCGGCAGCAACGGCAGCGGCCTGCAGGTGGTGCTGGCCGATGCCAGCGAGCTGACGCTCGGCGGCAGCGCTACCAGTTGGACCGGCAAGAGCGGCCCGGCGCTGGCCGCGCGCGGCGACGTGGTGCGCGTGCGCCGCAGCAACGCCGAGCAGCCGGAGGCCGCGCCCGCCTGGGTCATCGACCAGGTGCCGCGCGCGCAAACCGCGCTGGTCTCGCTGGATGCGGACAACGGCGCGCTGCGCGCCCTGGTGGGCGGCTACAGCTATGCCGGCAACAAGTTCAACCGCGCCACCCAGGCACGCCGCCAGCCCGGCTCCAGCTTCAAGCCGTTCGTGTATGCGGCGGCGTTCGAACGCGGGTTCAACCCGGCCTCGATCGTGCTGGACGCGCCGGTGGTGTTCAAGGATCGCGCCGGCCACATGTGGCGGCCGCAGAACGACAGCGGCAACTTCGCCGGCCCGATGCGCGTGCGCGAAGCGCTGGTGCAATCGCGCAACCTGGTTTCGGTGCGCCTGCTCGATGCCATCGGCGTCGACTATGCGCGCCGCTACATCAGCCATTTCGGCTTCGACGAAGCCAAGCTCCCGCCGAACCTGTCGATGTCGCTCGGCACCGCCTCGCTGACCCCCTTGTCGGTGGCGCGCGGCTACACGGCATTCGCCAATGGCGGCTTCCTGACCACCCCCTGGTTCATCGACAGCGTGCGCGACCGCAGCGGCAAGGAGTTGTTCAAGGAGAAGCCGCCGACCGCCTGCAGCTGGTGCGCCGTCGTGCAGGCCCCGGGCCAGGCGGCGACCGCCACGGTCGCACAGACCAAGGTCGATGGCTTCGATCTCAGCCCGACCGGCAGCGAGCCCGCGGATTCGGCCACCAAGCCGGCGCAGGCCGCCGTGTCCAAGCCGAAACCCGCCAAGCCCGTCGACCCGACCATGGTCGTCGCCCCGCGCGCGCTGGATCCGCGCGTGGCCTGGCAGCTGCAGTCGATGATGCGCGACGTGGTCAAGCGCGGCACCGCCACCGATGCCCGCGTGCTCGGCCGCGAGGACGTGGGCGGCAAGACCGGCTCCACCAACGACCACCGCGACGCCTGGTTCTCCGGCTTCGGCGGCCAGTACGTCACCACCGTCTGGGTCGGGCGCGACGACTTCAAGTCGCTGGGCTACCGCGAATACGGCGGCAAGGCGGCGCTGCCGATCTGGATCAACTACATGAAGGTGGCGCTGAAGGACCAGCCCGAACGCGATCTCGACCCGCCGGCGGGCATGGTCCAGGTCAAGGCCAACGGCGTGGTCGAATGGCTGAAGGCGGAGGACGAGGAACGCATGCAGAGCGAACTCGACAGCCTGCCCGAACAGGATGCGCAGCCCGACGAGGAAGCGTTCGACATCTTCTGA
- a CDS encoding pilus assembly protein PilM, with protein MGLGTKTQSPLIGVDISSTAVKLLQLSRAGDRYRVEHYAVEPLPPSAVVEKNLVEVEAVGEAIRRAVARSGARTKFAAAAVPGSSAITKLIPMPADLDEDDMESQIELEAVNYVPYPVEEVNLDFEVLGPMPGNSEMVQVLLAASRSENVEVRASALELGGLTAKVIDVEAFAIENAYALMAGSLNVQRDGLVALVDVGATMTTLNVLRGGRSVYTREQVFGGKQLTDEVMRRYSLSYEEAGLAKRQGGLPESYEIEVLDPFKEAMVQQVSRLLQFFYAGSEFNRVDQVVLAGGCASIPGIAGMVEEQLGVPTAVANPLANMTLGPRVQAHALAQDAPALMIACGLALRSFD; from the coding sequence GTGGGACTGGGGACGAAAACGCAATCGCCGTTGATCGGCGTCGATATCAGTTCGACCGCGGTCAAGCTCCTGCAGCTTTCGCGTGCGGGCGACCGTTACCGCGTCGAGCACTACGCGGTCGAACCATTGCCGCCAAGCGCGGTGGTCGAGAAGAACCTGGTCGAAGTCGAGGCCGTCGGCGAGGCGATCCGCCGCGCGGTCGCGCGCTCCGGGGCGCGCACCAAGTTCGCCGCTGCCGCGGTGCCCGGTTCCTCGGCGATCACCAAGCTGATCCCGATGCCGGCCGACCTCGACGAGGACGACATGGAGTCGCAGATCGAGCTGGAGGCGGTGAACTACGTGCCGTATCCGGTCGAGGAAGTGAACCTCGATTTCGAGGTGCTCGGGCCGATGCCCGGCAACAGCGAAATGGTGCAGGTGCTGCTGGCGGCATCCCGTTCCGAGAACGTGGAAGTCCGCGCATCGGCGCTGGAACTGGGCGGCTTGACCGCGAAGGTGATCGATGTCGAGGCGTTCGCCATCGAGAACGCCTACGCGCTGATGGCCGGCAGCCTTAACGTGCAGCGCGACGGGCTGGTCGCCCTGGTCGACGTCGGCGCGACGATGACCACGCTCAACGTGCTCCGCGGCGGCCGCAGCGTCTATACCCGCGAGCAGGTGTTCGGCGGCAAGCAGCTGACCGACGAGGTCATGCGCCGCTACAGCCTGAGCTACGAGGAAGCCGGCCTGGCCAAGCGCCAGGGCGGGTTGCCGGAAAGCTACGAGATCGAAGTGCTGGATCCGTTCAAGGAAGCGATGGTGCAGCAGGTCAGCCGCCTCCTGCAGTTCTTCTATGCGGGCAGCGAGTTCAACCGCGTCGACCAGGTCGTGCTCGCCGGCGGTTGCGCCTCGATCCCCGGCATCGCCGGCATGGTCGAGGAGCAGCTGGGCGTTCCCACCGCGGTCGCCAATCCGCTTGCGAACATGACCCTGGGTCCGCGCGTGCAGGCGCATGCCCTCGCGCAGGATGCCCCGGCCCTGATGATCGCCTGCGGGCTCGCATTGAGGAGCTTCGACTGA
- a CDS encoding PilN domain-containing protein, protein MARINLLPWRVERRKLRQKDFMGMLALAVAAGVLASFLVVGWYNGRISNQNSRNEYLQGEITKVDTQIKEIEELDKKKSKLLARKEVIEQLQANRSQMVHLFDSLVRTIPDGVSLSAIKQEGDILTLTGRSQSNARVSTYMRNLEGSGWMTNPDLNIIEAKEGNAGLPYEFNLKVKLANPNAPKDGEEGTAPAAAPAAPAAGGSAS, encoded by the coding sequence ATGGCCAGGATCAATCTCCTCCCGTGGCGCGTCGAGCGCCGCAAGCTGCGCCAGAAGGATTTCATGGGGATGCTGGCGCTGGCCGTCGCGGCGGGCGTGCTGGCGTCCTTCCTGGTGGTGGGTTGGTACAACGGCCGCATCAGCAACCAGAATTCACGCAACGAATACCTGCAGGGCGAGATCACCAAGGTCGATACCCAGATCAAGGAGATCGAGGAGCTCGACAAGAAGAAGAGCAAGCTGCTGGCCCGCAAGGAAGTCATCGAGCAGTTGCAGGCCAACCGTTCGCAGATGGTGCACCTGTTCGATTCTCTGGTGCGCACCATTCCGGATGGGGTCAGCCTCAGCGCGATCAAGCAGGAAGGGGATATCCTGACCCTGACGGGCCGTTCGCAGTCGAATGCGCGGGTATCGACCTACATGCGCAACCTCGAGGGTTCGGGCTGGATGACCAACCCCGACCTCAACATCATCGAGGCGAAGGAAGGCAACGCGGGCCTGCCCTATGAATTCAACCTCAAGGTGAAGCTGGCCAACCCGAACGCACCCAAGGATGGCGAGGAAGGCACTGCGCCTGCCGCAGCGCCAGCAGCGCCAGCAGCAGGAGGGTCCGCATCGTGA
- a CDS encoding type 4a pilus biogenesis protein PilO — protein sequence MSKKQLSLRELDFNNIGQWPQNAKIGFCAIIALLILLLAWLLFVRDKGTELEGLQAKETELRTEFETKQGRAANLEPLKQQLAQMEQQLQQMLRQLPSKTEMPDLIVDISQTALATGIQNELFQPGPEAPKEFYAEKPIALRMVGTYHQFGAFVSGVASLPRVVIMTMHDISLQPKNAKTDPNAKIGPNSALELAGTVKTYRYLDEDETAAQAAAATPAAPAAAGAPPATPAKGGA from the coding sequence GTGAGCAAGAAGCAGCTGAGTCTTCGTGAACTCGATTTCAACAACATCGGGCAATGGCCGCAGAACGCCAAGATCGGCTTCTGCGCGATCATCGCGCTGCTGATCCTGCTCCTTGCGTGGTTGCTGTTCGTGCGCGACAAGGGGACCGAACTCGAAGGCCTGCAGGCCAAGGAAACCGAGCTGCGCACGGAATTCGAGACCAAGCAGGGGCGCGCCGCCAACCTCGAGCCGCTCAAGCAGCAGCTCGCGCAGATGGAGCAGCAGTTGCAGCAGATGCTGCGGCAGCTGCCGAGCAAGACCGAGATGCCCGACCTGATCGTCGATATCTCGCAGACCGCACTGGCGACCGGCATCCAGAACGAGTTGTTCCAGCCCGGCCCGGAAGCGCCCAAGGAGTTCTACGCGGAAAAGCCGATCGCCTTGCGGATGGTGGGGACCTACCACCAGTTCGGCGCGTTCGTGAGTGGCGTCGCCTCGTTGCCGCGCGTGGTGATCATGACCATGCATGACATCTCGTTGCAGCCGAAGAACGCGAAGACCGACCCGAATGCGAAGATCGGCCCGAACAGCGCGCTGGAGCTCGCCGGCACGGTGAAGACCTACCGCTATCTGGACGAGGACGAGACCGCGGCGCAGGCCGCCGCGGCGACTCCGGCAGCACCGGCCGCCGCCGGCGCCCCGCCTGCAACGCCTGCCAAGGGAGGGGCCTGA
- a CDS encoding pilus assembly protein PilP — translation MLAVALAACGGGRGDLEKWVAEVKARPAPPLDPLPVMQQFETFEYASQNLRDPFSEAFSGGAGSGPRPDPGRRKQTLEQFPLDSLDMVGTIGRGPGVIALLLAPDKVTYRVRPGAYLGQSDGRVTAVYEDRIELVELVPDGAGGWLERPATIALEDN, via the coding sequence ATGCTGGCGGTTGCACTCGCCGCATGCGGTGGTGGCCGGGGTGATCTCGAAAAATGGGTCGCCGAAGTCAAGGCCAGGCCGGCGCCGCCGCTTGATCCGCTGCCGGTGATGCAGCAGTTCGAGACCTTCGAATACGCTTCGCAAAACCTGCGCGATCCCTTCAGCGAAGCCTTCAGTGGCGGCGCTGGCAGCGGCCCACGCCCGGATCCGGGCCGCCGCAAGCAGACGCTGGAACAGTTCCCGCTGGACAGCCTGGACATGGTCGGCACCATCGGCAGGGGCCCCGGCGTGATCGCGCTGTTGCTGGCACCGGACAAGGTGACCTACCGCGTGCGCCCAGGTGCCTACTTGGGGCAAAGCGATGGGCGGGTGACCGCCGTGTACGAAGACCGGATCGAACTGGTCGAACTGGTTCCCGATGGCGCAGGCGGCTGGCTGGAACGGCCGGCGACCATCGCGCTCGAAGACAATTGA
- a CDS encoding type IV pilus secretin PilQ produces the protein MTVTNVKQQRPVRRPSSLGACAVGLAVGLYAASAAALPVVAAATMAQSATGAMADPAKRAPNAVSVSAIDFKRGDGGSGKLILRFNGEGAAPDLRNMGSSVVVDIGNAQLPASLQRPINVSDFATPVQRIDARATSSGAQLVLGTQGAFESMAYQSGNDYIVEIVPRATPVAAKAQPAAPAMGAAAMGATSSNSAVRYNGKPVTFNFQDVPVRTVLQLIAEESNLNIVAADTVQGNVTLRLINVPWDQALDIVLQAKSLDKRRSGNVVWVAPQAEIAKFEQDKEDARISLEERAEKVTEYIPINYGNAEDIAKLLTEESKGNAQGGGGGQGGGQNSQDRGFLSSRGSISFDKRTNTLLVIDIPQRVANIRNLVQQLDKPVDQVVIEARIVIASENVARELGAKFGISGSARDGKAYFSDTIAHNIATQNSFVNAANQNSTTPPPSPAVLPSISRGLMSNLPAALENPAGSLALSILNAGYALDVELSAIQEQGRGEVISNPRIVTSNQKESVIKQGKEIGYLTITGTGAALTPTVNFKEALLELKVTPTITNDGRVFLNLGVKKDELDGFVSAGSFGDVPQIAKREVNTAVLVDDGQTVVIGGVYEFSDRTDIAKVPFLGDIPFLGNLFRNKSRSKEKAELLVFVTPKVMRVAQRN, from the coding sequence ATGACCGTCACCAACGTCAAGCAACAGCGGCCTGTCCGGCGCCCCTCATCCCTCGGCGCCTGCGCAGTCGGGCTGGCCGTGGGCTTGTATGCCGCGAGCGCAGCTGCGCTGCCCGTGGTCGCCGCCGCGACGATGGCGCAATCGGCCACCGGCGCGATGGCGGATCCCGCCAAGCGCGCGCCCAACGCAGTCAGCGTGTCGGCGATCGATTTCAAGCGCGGCGACGGCGGCTCCGGCAAGCTGATCCTGCGTTTCAATGGCGAAGGCGCCGCGCCCGACCTGCGCAACATGGGGTCCAGCGTGGTCGTCGACATCGGCAATGCGCAGCTTCCCGCGTCGCTGCAGCGTCCGATCAATGTTTCCGATTTCGCCACCCCGGTGCAGCGCATCGATGCCCGTGCCACCAGCAGCGGTGCGCAACTGGTGCTGGGCACCCAGGGCGCCTTCGAATCGATGGCCTACCAGAGCGGCAACGACTACATCGTCGAAATCGTGCCGCGCGCGACCCCGGTCGCCGCCAAGGCGCAGCCGGCGGCCCCGGCGATGGGCGCGGCCGCGATGGGCGCGACCAGCAGCAATTCCGCGGTTCGCTACAACGGCAAGCCGGTGACCTTCAACTTCCAGGACGTGCCGGTACGCACCGTCCTGCAGTTGATCGCCGAGGAGTCCAACCTCAACATCGTTGCCGCCGACACCGTCCAGGGCAATGTCACCCTGCGCCTGATCAACGTGCCCTGGGACCAGGCGCTGGACATCGTGTTGCAGGCCAAGTCGCTGGACAAGCGCCGCAGCGGCAACGTGGTGTGGGTGGCGCCGCAGGCGGAGATCGCCAAGTTCGAACAGGACAAGGAAGATGCTCGCATCAGCCTGGAAGAGCGTGCGGAAAAAGTCACCGAATACATCCCGATCAACTACGGCAATGCAGAAGACATCGCCAAGCTGCTGACCGAGGAGAGCAAAGGCAATGCCCAGGGCGGGGGTGGTGGCCAAGGCGGCGGTCAGAACAGTCAGGATCGCGGCTTCCTGTCCTCGCGGGGCAGCATCAGCTTCGACAAGCGCACCAACACGTTGCTGGTGATCGATATCCCGCAGCGCGTCGCCAATATCCGGAACCTTGTCCAACAGCTCGACAAGCCGGTGGATCAGGTGGTGATCGAGGCGCGGATCGTGATTGCCAGCGAGAACGTCGCGCGCGAGTTGGGCGCGAAGTTCGGCATCTCCGGATCGGCGCGCGACGGCAAGGCCTACTTCAGCGACACGATCGCGCACAATATCGCGACGCAAAACTCGTTCGTCAACGCGGCTAATCAGAACAGCACTACGCCTCCGCCCAGCCCGGCTGTGTTGCCTTCGATCAGTCGAGGCCTGATGTCGAACTTGCCGGCAGCATTGGAGAATCCAGCGGGCTCATTGGCGCTCTCCATTCTGAATGCAGGATATGCGCTGGATGTCGAGCTTTCGGCCATCCAGGAGCAAGGCCGTGGCGAAGTGATCTCCAACCCCCGCATCGTCACCAGCAACCAGAAGGAATCGGTGATCAAGCAAGGCAAGGAGATCGGCTACCTCACTATCACGGGCACAGGCGCAGCCCTGACTCCCACCGTCAACTTCAAGGAAGCCCTGCTTGAGTTGAAGGTCACTCCCACCATTACCAATGATGGCCGGGTATTCCTGAACTTGGGTGTCAAGAAGGATGAGCTGGATGGCTTCGTCAGCGCCGGCAGCTTCGGCGACGTGCCGCAGATCGCCAAGCGCGAGGTCAACACCGCGGTACTGGTCGACGACGGCCAGACCGTCGTGATCGGTGGCGTGTACGAATTCAGCGACCGCACCGACATCGCCAAGGTGCCGTTCCTCGGCGATATCCCCTTCCTCGGCAACCTGTTCCGCAACAAGAGCCGCAGCAAGGAAAAGGCCGAATTGCTGGTGTTCGTGACGCCGAAGGTCATGCGCGTCGCCCAGCGCAACTGA
- a CDS encoding AAA family ATPase gives MDIPSNTGSAPDIARLHDAFRSLRVGLSAEIVGQAALIERLLIALLADGHLLVEGAPGLAKTSAIRALASRLEADFARVQFTPDLLPADLTGTEVWRPQDGRFEFQPGPIFHPILLADEINRAPAKVQSALLEAMGERQVTVGRQTYSLPPLFLVMATQNPIEQEGTFPLPEAQLDRFLMYVRIGYPEADAESEILRLARERARDALQAPASGSARMPMADVFAARKAVLDLHVAPALERYLVELVLASRNAARYDAALARRIAWGASPRGSIALERCARARAWLAGRDFVTPEDVRAVAPDVLRHRVLPSYEATAEGWDGDRLVAELLQRVPLP, from the coding sequence ATGGATATTCCGAGCAATACCGGATCCGCTCCGGACATCGCGCGCCTGCACGATGCCTTCCGCAGCCTGCGAGTCGGGCTTTCGGCGGAGATCGTCGGCCAGGCAGCGCTGATCGAACGCCTGTTGATCGCCCTGCTGGCGGATGGTCACCTGCTGGTCGAAGGCGCGCCCGGCCTGGCCAAGACCAGCGCGATCCGCGCGCTTGCGTCCAGGCTGGAAGCCGATTTCGCCCGCGTGCAGTTCACCCCGGACCTGCTGCCGGCGGATCTGACCGGTACCGAGGTCTGGCGGCCGCAGGACGGCCGTTTCGAATTCCAGCCAGGCCCGATCTTCCATCCGATCCTGCTGGCGGACGAGATCAACCGCGCGCCGGCCAAGGTGCAATCCGCATTGCTGGAGGCGATGGGCGAACGCCAGGTCACGGTCGGCAGGCAAACATATTCGTTGCCGCCGCTGTTCCTGGTGATGGCGACGCAGAACCCGATCGAACAGGAGGGCACCTTCCCGCTGCCGGAAGCGCAGCTCGATCGCTTCCTCATGTACGTGCGCATCGGGTATCCGGAAGCCGATGCGGAAAGCGAAATCCTGCGGCTTGCGCGTGAACGCGCCCGCGATGCGTTGCAGGCGCCGGCATCGGGTTCGGCGCGGATGCCGATGGCCGACGTGTTCGCCGCGCGCAAGGCCGTGCTCGACCTGCATGTCGCACCCGCGTTGGAGCGCTACCTGGTCGAGCTGGTGCTGGCGTCGCGCAACGCCGCGCGCTACGACGCGGCGTTGGCCAGGCGGATCGCCTGGGGCGCGAGCCCGCGCGGTTCGATCGCGCTGGAGCGTTGCGCCCGCGCCCGCGCCTGGCTTGCCGGTCGCGACTTCGTGACGCCGGAAGACGTGCGCGCGGTCGCGCCGGATGTGCTGCGCCATCGCGTGTTGCCGAGCTACGAGGCCACCGCGGAAGGTTGGGACGGCGACCGCCTGGTGGCCGAATTGCTGCAGCGGGTGCCGCTGCCCTGA